The proteins below are encoded in one region of Arthrobacter sp. CJ23:
- a CDS encoding ATP-binding protein: MPAPDENSLHLQLPPVSGIGRGRVAAGLVLAVLLPPAVEVLVTVAGYRNFSMIMLLQLAVAVAIAAIGGLWPAVVAAVLGSFLLNYFSAEPVGSLSIADPSTLFTLVIFLAVACGVALAVGLASRRAQEAARSGAEATALSELSLRILRSDGSLESFLDKVRANLGMDAVTLLASTGSTPGGMQSGGGTRLPATPGWRVLATSGPQPPVTHAAADHAAVVDPQYTLLLRGGPLSAQHRRLLAAFGAYVVAVRERQQLVRSRQDNLRLSEGNRMRTSILRAVSHDLRTPLAGIKLAVSSLRQEDVQFAPEDERELLATIENYADRLDHLVDNLLDMSRLTADAVNPLLAGISWAEVLPEALRGVPRERLRNELPANLPAVQADAGMLERVVANIVENAVKYAPGSDVVLTARTGAGITLGDRPAGELRVVDHGRGVDIAEILDMFRPFQRLSDSAAATGTQSGIGLGLAVAKGFSEAMGGTLVAEPTPGGGLTMVVTLPLWTGYGSNGSGMQ; encoded by the coding sequence ATGCCCGCCCCTGACGAGAACAGCCTCCATCTGCAGCTGCCACCCGTCAGTGGCATCGGCCGCGGCCGCGTTGCAGCCGGGCTCGTGCTCGCCGTACTCCTTCCGCCCGCCGTGGAAGTCCTGGTCACCGTGGCCGGCTACCGCAACTTTTCGATGATCATGCTCCTGCAGCTCGCCGTGGCCGTGGCCATCGCCGCGATCGGCGGACTCTGGCCCGCCGTCGTCGCGGCTGTCCTGGGCAGCTTCCTGCTGAACTACTTTTCCGCGGAGCCGGTGGGGTCCCTGTCCATTGCCGACCCCAGTACCCTGTTCACCCTGGTCATCTTCCTTGCCGTGGCCTGCGGGGTGGCGCTCGCCGTGGGGCTCGCCAGCCGCCGCGCCCAGGAAGCCGCGCGGTCCGGGGCGGAGGCCACCGCGCTGAGCGAGCTGTCCTTGCGGATCCTGCGTTCGGACGGCAGCCTGGAGTCCTTCCTGGACAAGGTCCGCGCCAACCTGGGCATGGACGCGGTCACGCTGCTGGCCAGCACGGGCAGCACGCCCGGCGGCATGCAGAGCGGCGGAGGCACCCGCCTGCCGGCCACGCCCGGCTGGCGGGTCCTGGCCACGTCCGGCCCGCAACCGCCGGTGACGCACGCCGCCGCCGACCATGCCGCCGTCGTCGATCCGCAGTACACGCTGCTGCTGCGCGGCGGACCGCTGTCCGCGCAGCACCGCCGCCTGCTGGCCGCGTTCGGCGCCTATGTGGTGGCCGTGCGCGAGCGGCAGCAGCTGGTCAGGAGCCGGCAGGACAATCTGCGGCTCTCCGAGGGCAACAGGATGCGGACCTCCATCCTGCGCGCCGTCTCGCACGATCTCCGCACCCCGCTGGCCGGGATCAAGCTGGCCGTCAGCAGCCTGCGCCAGGAGGACGTGCAGTTCGCGCCGGAGGACGAACGCGAGCTGCTGGCCACCATCGAGAACTACGCGGACCGCCTGGACCATCTGGTGGACAACCTGCTGGACATGTCCCGGCTGACCGCGGACGCCGTGAACCCGCTCCTGGCCGGAATCAGCTGGGCCGAGGTGCTGCCCGAGGCACTGCGCGGCGTGCCGCGGGAGCGGCTGCGCAACGAGCTGCCCGCCAACCTGCCGGCCGTGCAGGCCGACGCCGGCATGCTGGAGCGCGTGGTGGCCAACATCGTGGAGAACGCGGTGAAGTACGCGCCCGGCTCGGACGTCGTCTTGACTGCCCGGACCGGGGCGGGCATCACGCTGGGGGACCGGCCCGCCGGCGAGCTGCGCGTGGTGGACCACGGCCGGGGCGTGGACATCGCCGAAATCCTGGACATGTTCCGCCCTTTCCAGCGGCTCAGCGATTCTGCGGCAGCCACGGGGACCCAGAGCGGCATCGGGCTGGGGCTGGCGGTGGCCAAGGGTTTCAGCGAGGCGATGGGCGGCACCCTGGTGGCGGAGCCGACTCCGGGAGGCGGGCTCACCATGGTGGTGACCCTGCCGCTGTGGACCGGTTACGGGAGCAACGGAAGTGGCATGCAATGA
- a CDS encoding Tat pathway signal protein produces the protein MNANHQPGGAATPGPEDPGKPQGQPKPPPWQVPKPELHPELLQQGEAGPLPTVDPFAKERQHEAAQAVARKKRSQRRTVVVGLGVTALLAGTITAVVASSEAEADYAQVCFNDETGERVEDTNCNSSAGRSSALYAWYFYSRGASVPAVGQNRSSYPSYTTTVPPGAKTSAGYSTKGGTVSRGGFGTSSKSGTSGGSGGSGKSSGG, from the coding sequence ATGAACGCGAACCACCAGCCCGGCGGTGCAGCAACGCCGGGCCCGGAGGACCCCGGGAAGCCACAGGGCCAGCCCAAGCCCCCGCCCTGGCAGGTGCCCAAGCCCGAGCTCCACCCCGAACTCCTCCAGCAGGGCGAGGCCGGGCCCCTCCCCACCGTGGATCCCTTCGCCAAGGAGCGCCAACACGAGGCAGCCCAGGCGGTGGCGCGCAAGAAGCGCTCGCAGCGGCGCACCGTCGTCGTGGGCCTCGGCGTCACCGCCCTGCTGGCCGGCACCATCACCGCCGTCGTGGCCAGCAGCGAGGCCGAGGCCGACTACGCCCAGGTCTGTTTCAACGACGAAACCGGCGAGCGCGTCGAGGACACCAACTGCAACAGCTCCGCCGGCCGGAGCTCCGCGCTCTATGCCTGGTACTTCTACTCCCGCGGCGCCAGCGTGCCTGCCGTGGGGCAGAACCGCTCCAGCTACCCCAGCTACACCACCACGGTGCCGCCAGGGGCCAAGACCTCCGCCGGGTACAGCACCAAGGGCGGGACCGTGAGCCGCGGCGGTTTCGGCACCAGCTCCAAGAGCGGAACCAGCGGTGGCAGTGGCGGCAGCGGCAAGAGCTCGGGAGGCTAG
- a CDS encoding glutathionylspermidine synthase family protein gives MQRYPSVPRPDWKQKIEEQGLVFSTTTMPDGKKIEYWHESAYYEFTMDEVETLEKTAEDMHLMCLEAAKFLATGAMGGIGIGPQALELAAESLQAGDPDIYGRFDFVYDGRGGPAKMLEYNADTPTGLIEAAVAQWFWLQDVFPEKDQWNGIHEALIRQWKKLQYRTGMSTLHVAHSEAEESGEDWMTAAYMRDVASQGGWTTIGINMSDIGWDPNLNRFVDLDNFMISTLFKLYPWELMMKEPFGHRLLERAHNPRWVEPAWKMLLSNKALLAALWHLFPGHENLLPAYLDNPGPLKEWVAKPLHGREGDNIRIHAPGIEIEQPGDYGREGWCYQQFHALPDFDGNRPVLGLWVVDGESVGCGIRESDGPVTDYFCRFVPNTIDAPAPHGATTSAANNGAAL, from the coding sequence GTGCAGCGATACCCCTCCGTGCCGCGCCCGGACTGGAAGCAGAAGATCGAGGAACAGGGCCTGGTCTTTTCGACCACCACCATGCCGGACGGCAAGAAGATCGAGTACTGGCACGAATCCGCCTACTACGAATTCACCATGGACGAGGTGGAAACCCTCGAGAAGACCGCCGAGGACATGCACCTCATGTGCCTGGAGGCCGCCAAGTTCCTGGCCACCGGGGCCATGGGCGGGATCGGCATCGGCCCCCAGGCCCTTGAACTCGCAGCAGAGTCGCTGCAGGCGGGCGACCCGGACATCTACGGCCGCTTCGATTTTGTCTACGACGGCCGGGGCGGCCCCGCCAAGATGCTTGAGTACAACGCGGACACGCCCACCGGGCTGATCGAGGCCGCGGTGGCGCAGTGGTTCTGGCTGCAGGACGTCTTCCCGGAGAAGGACCAGTGGAACGGCATCCACGAGGCCCTGATTCGGCAGTGGAAGAAGCTGCAGTACCGCACCGGCATGAGCACCCTGCACGTGGCGCACTCGGAGGCGGAGGAATCCGGCGAGGACTGGATGACCGCCGCGTACATGCGCGATGTCGCCAGCCAGGGCGGCTGGACCACCATCGGCATCAACATGTCGGACATCGGCTGGGACCCGAACCTGAACCGTTTCGTGGACCTGGACAACTTCATGATCAGCACCCTGTTCAAGCTGTACCCGTGGGAGCTGATGATGAAGGAGCCGTTCGGGCACCGGCTGCTGGAGCGCGCCCACAACCCGCGCTGGGTGGAGCCGGCCTGGAAGATGCTGCTGTCCAACAAGGCCCTGCTGGCCGCCCTGTGGCACCTGTTCCCCGGCCACGAGAACCTGCTGCCGGCCTACCTGGACAACCCCGGGCCGCTCAAGGAATGGGTGGCCAAGCCGCTGCACGGGCGCGAAGGCGACAACATCCGCATCCATGCCCCCGGCATCGAGATCGAACAGCCCGGCGACTACGGCCGCGAGGGCTGGTGCTACCAGCAGTTCCACGCACTCCCGGACTTCGACGGCAACCGGCCGGTCCTGGGGCTGTGGGTGGTAGACGGCGAATCCGTGGGCTGCGGCATCCGGGAATCGGACGGCCCCGTCACGGACTACTTCTGCCGCTTCGTCCCCAACACCATCGATGCCCCCGCGCCGCACGGCGCCACCACCTCTGCCGCCAACAACGGAGCCGCGCTATGA
- a CDS encoding APC family permease: MSTETSTPAGGPGAGAVPSKGLHAGILDLGDSVMLGLASTAPVYSLAATLGLIVAVNGNYTPLILLLGFIPVLFIAYAFRELNSAMPDCGTTFTWARRAFGPWAGWLGGWGVALAGIVVLANLAQVAGQYLWLLIGDGSLAGNTWLVTGTGVVFIAFMTYVNHRGIRLGEHVQRTLTYIQYISLGIFGVAVIVAIATGGAAGGQAFALEWFNPAGAFADPGAVVHGVLLALFIYWGWDTCLALNEETENPAKTPGRGAVISAFVLVAIYVSVALLVMMYANVGTEGIGLGNEANQADVFLAMKDVVLGPWGWLIVVAVLASVLSSTQTTILPTARGTLSMGVHGALPARFGKVHQRYQTPGFSTQVMGVAAAAYYVAMSFLSENLLSDSISAISLFIAFYYALTGFACAWYFRGTLRDSARNLWFRGILPFLGALLLTAAFFISAVQMWDPEYGDTQIAGIGGAFVSGVVLLALGVVLAVVCRFAPATRGYFTQKQAVHPAAGQ; this comes from the coding sequence ATGAGCACAGAAACGTCGACGCCGGCAGGCGGCCCCGGGGCCGGTGCGGTCCCTTCCAAGGGCCTGCACGCCGGCATCCTGGACCTTGGCGACTCCGTCATGCTGGGGCTGGCGTCCACTGCGCCGGTCTACTCGCTGGCCGCCACCCTCGGCCTGATCGTGGCGGTCAACGGCAACTACACGCCGCTGATCCTGCTGCTGGGCTTCATCCCCGTGCTGTTCATCGCCTACGCCTTCCGCGAGCTCAACAGCGCCATGCCGGACTGCGGCACCACCTTCACGTGGGCGCGGCGGGCCTTCGGCCCGTGGGCGGGCTGGCTGGGCGGCTGGGGCGTGGCGCTGGCCGGCATCGTGGTCCTCGCCAACCTGGCCCAGGTGGCCGGGCAGTACCTCTGGCTGCTGATCGGCGACGGTTCCCTGGCCGGGAACACCTGGCTGGTGACGGGCACCGGCGTCGTCTTCATCGCCTTCATGACCTACGTGAACCACCGCGGCATCCGCCTCGGCGAGCACGTGCAGCGCACCCTGACGTATATCCAGTACATTTCGCTGGGCATCTTCGGCGTTGCGGTCATCGTGGCGATCGCCACGGGCGGAGCGGCGGGCGGCCAGGCCTTCGCCCTTGAATGGTTCAACCCTGCGGGGGCCTTTGCCGATCCTGGCGCCGTGGTGCACGGCGTGCTCCTGGCCCTGTTCATCTACTGGGGCTGGGACACCTGCCTGGCCCTCAACGAGGAAACGGAGAACCCGGCCAAGACCCCTGGCCGCGGTGCCGTGATCTCGGCCTTCGTGCTGGTGGCCATCTATGTTTCCGTCGCGCTGCTGGTGATGATGTACGCCAACGTGGGCACCGAAGGGATCGGCCTGGGCAACGAGGCCAACCAGGCCGACGTGTTCCTGGCCATGAAGGACGTGGTGCTGGGCCCCTGGGGCTGGCTGATCGTGGTGGCCGTCCTGGCCTCCGTGCTGTCCTCCACGCAGACCACCATCCTGCCCACGGCCCGCGGCACTCTTTCCATGGGCGTGCACGGCGCCCTGCCGGCCCGTTTCGGCAAGGTGCACCAGCGCTACCAGACCCCCGGCTTCTCCACCCAGGTCATGGGCGTGGCCGCCGCGGCCTATTACGTGGCCATGAGCTTCCTCAGCGAGAACCTGCTGTCCGATTCCATCAGCGCCATCAGCCTGTTCATCGCCTTCTATTACGCGCTTACCGGCTTCGCCTGTGCCTGGTACTTCCGCGGCACACTGCGCGACTCCGCCCGCAACCTCTGGTTCCGCGGCATCCTGCCGTTCCTGGGTGCCCTGCTGCTGACGGCGGCATTCTTCATCTCGGCCGTGCAGATGTGGGACCCGGAATACGGCGACACCCAGATCGCCGGCATCGGCGGTGCCTTCGTGAGCGGCGTGGTGCTGCTGGCCCTGGGCGTGGTCCTGGCCGTGGTGTGCCGCTTCGCCCCGGCAACGCGCGGCTACTTCACGCAGAAGCAGGCAGTGCACCCCGCCGCAGGGCAATAA
- a CDS encoding glycosyltransferase 87 family protein, translating to MALPDVDLRATADAAAPRTATSKTAALLRWLPLAAVAWPLWMLLADWGKQGIDFSVYWFGGSILNDAGASPSDLYGPSVDWAGGPNLPFTYPPFAALIFGLLARLPQPVALMLFNVAGVAVAAWVGVTIVRYWESKSSLRGALASARNCWIAAALFLAALFLGPWRETLAFGQINILLMGLMAADLLARSPRWQRGIPGSGFLVGIAAGIKLTPLVFGLYFLMRKDWRGLANMSIGFAGTVLLGWLLRPLESFQFWLEILPDTSRIGGAGYVDNLSIKGALLHFGVPQDAVTLPWLALSLAVVVLAAVLIRAASAQGARVVAMSAAALAMLLISPVSWSHHWVWMAAVLPAFAWTLRETPRRYRAGRLTMAAVLFVSTVVFFFSPKTIGTALGAAELNVQTPGLWIMASSAGVFCALAIMACWLIALRRGALPASA from the coding sequence ATGGCACTGCCTGACGTCGATTTACGCGCCACGGCGGATGCCGCGGCACCGCGCACGGCCACATCAAAAACCGCTGCGCTTCTCCGCTGGCTGCCGCTGGCCGCCGTCGCCTGGCCACTGTGGATGCTGCTTGCCGACTGGGGCAAGCAGGGGATCGACTTCAGCGTGTACTGGTTCGGCGGGAGCATCCTGAACGACGCCGGTGCCTCGCCGTCGGATCTCTACGGCCCCAGCGTTGACTGGGCCGGCGGACCGAACCTCCCGTTCACTTACCCGCCCTTTGCAGCGCTCATCTTCGGCCTGCTGGCCCGCTTGCCCCAGCCCGTGGCACTGATGCTGTTCAATGTGGCCGGAGTGGCTGTGGCAGCCTGGGTCGGCGTCACCATCGTGCGGTACTGGGAGTCGAAGTCGAGCCTGCGCGGTGCCCTTGCATCGGCCCGGAACTGCTGGATTGCTGCCGCGCTGTTCCTTGCTGCCCTGTTCCTGGGGCCCTGGCGCGAAACGCTGGCGTTCGGCCAGATCAACATCCTGCTGATGGGCCTGATGGCCGCCGACTTGCTGGCGCGCAGTCCGCGCTGGCAGCGGGGCATCCCCGGCAGCGGCTTCCTGGTGGGCATTGCCGCCGGGATCAAGCTGACGCCCCTGGTCTTCGGCCTGTACTTCCTCATGCGCAAGGACTGGCGCGGGCTCGCGAACATGTCCATCGGCTTCGCTGGAACGGTTCTGCTGGGCTGGCTTCTCCGGCCGCTCGAATCGTTCCAGTTCTGGCTGGAGATCCTGCCGGATACGTCCCGGATCGGCGGGGCCGGGTATGTTGACAACCTTTCGATCAAGGGTGCGCTGCTGCACTTCGGCGTCCCGCAGGACGCCGTGACGCTTCCGTGGCTGGCATTGAGCCTCGCCGTCGTGGTCCTGGCCGCTGTCCTGATCCGTGCGGCGAGCGCCCAGGGCGCACGTGTCGTGGCGATGTCCGCCGCGGCGCTGGCCATGCTGCTCATCAGCCCTGTGTCCTGGTCCCACCACTGGGTGTGGATGGCCGCCGTGCTGCCGGCGTTCGCCTGGACGCTCCGGGAAACGCCGCGCCGCTACCGGGCCGGCAGGCTCACCATGGCCGCGGTCCTGTTCGTGTCCACGGTGGTGTTCTTCTTTTCGCCCAAGACGATCGGCACTGCACTGGGTGCCGCCGAGCTGAACGTCCAGACCCCGGGGCTGTGGATCATGGCCTCCAGCGCCGGCGTGTTCTGCGCCCTGGCGATCATGGCGTGCTGGCTTATTGCCCTGCGGCGGGGTGCACTGCCTGCTTCTGCGTGA
- a CDS encoding acyl-CoA dehydrogenase family protein, translated as MSHSTTNPSDFLALDSLLSEEELALRERVGDFTRQRIRPNIARWYEDAVFPRGIVPELGELGVLGMHLEGYGCPGRSAVEYGLAAMELEAGDSGIRTFVSVQGSLAMTAIHKWGSEAQKEQWLPRMAAGELIGCFALTEPTAGSDPSSMTTFARRDGSGEDAGWVLDGAKRWIGLASIADVMVVWANTEDGIRGFLVPAGTPGVTATPIEPKLSMRASIQCDVVFDGVVLGADALLPGAQGLRGPFSCLNEARYGIAWGAMGAARDSYEAALEYAGTRLQFGKPLAGYQLTQEKLVNMLLEIQKGTMLALHLGRLKDAGHLQPQQISMGKLNNVREAIKIAREARTILGGNGMTLDYSPLRHANNLESVRTYEGTDEVHTLILGQHITGIPAFRG; from the coding sequence ATGAGCCATTCAACGACGAATCCCTCGGATTTCCTTGCCCTCGATTCCCTCCTGAGTGAGGAGGAACTGGCGCTCCGGGAACGGGTGGGCGATTTCACCCGGCAGCGGATCCGCCCCAACATCGCCCGCTGGTACGAGGACGCCGTCTTCCCGCGCGGGATCGTCCCCGAGCTCGGCGAACTCGGCGTGCTCGGCATGCACCTGGAGGGCTACGGCTGCCCCGGCCGTTCCGCCGTCGAATACGGCCTGGCCGCCATGGAACTGGAGGCCGGCGACTCCGGCATCCGCACCTTCGTCTCGGTTCAGGGCTCCCTGGCCATGACGGCCATCCACAAGTGGGGCTCCGAGGCGCAGAAGGAACAGTGGCTGCCGCGGATGGCCGCCGGCGAGCTGATCGGCTGCTTCGCACTGACGGAGCCGACGGCGGGTTCGGACCCGTCGTCGATGACCACCTTTGCCCGCCGCGACGGCTCGGGCGAGGACGCCGGCTGGGTCCTGGACGGCGCCAAGCGCTGGATCGGGCTGGCCTCGATCGCCGACGTCATGGTGGTGTGGGCGAACACCGAGGACGGCATCCGCGGCTTCCTGGTCCCCGCCGGAACGCCGGGCGTCACCGCCACTCCCATCGAGCCGAAGCTCTCCATGCGTGCCTCCATCCAGTGCGATGTAGTGTTCGACGGCGTGGTGCTGGGGGCGGACGCCCTCCTCCCGGGCGCGCAGGGGCTCCGCGGCCCGTTCTCCTGCCTGAACGAAGCGCGGTACGGCATCGCCTGGGGCGCCATGGGGGCCGCCCGGGATTCCTACGAGGCTGCACTTGAGTACGCAGGGACGCGCCTGCAGTTCGGCAAGCCGCTGGCCGGTTACCAGCTGACCCAGGAGAAGCTGGTGAACATGCTCCTGGAAATCCAGAAAGGGACCATGCTGGCACTCCATTTGGGACGGCTCAAGGACGCCGGACACCTGCAGCCGCAACAGATCTCCATGGGCAAGCTGAACAACGTCCGCGAGGCCATCAAGATCGCCCGCGAAGCCCGCACCATCCTGGGCGGCAACGGCATGACCTTGGACTACTCGCCCCTGCGCCACGCCAACAATCTGGAATCGGTGCGCACCTACGAGGGCACCGACGAGGTCCACACCCTGATCCTGGGGCAGCACATCACGGGAATTCCGGCTTTCAGGGGGTAG
- a CDS encoding TetR/AcrR family transcriptional regulator yields MTTKDAGRTGRRGPYAKSEERRRTILDAAHAVFAARGYRGGSLQDVADRAGMSQTSLLHYFPSKSDLLMAVLQWRDEVSGRANPAEAEESFVDAVIRTALYNEDIPGVIELYTVLCAESVTDGHPGRAYFTERFERLRRSYARRFAELAEAGRLRPGVDPGQAATSLVALWDGIQTQWLLAPDTVDVAQCLRSYFELVILPAES; encoded by the coding sequence ATGACCACAAAGGACGCGGGCCGCACCGGGCGGAGGGGGCCGTACGCAAAATCCGAGGAACGGCGACGCACCATCCTTGACGCCGCGCACGCAGTGTTTGCCGCCCGGGGATACCGGGGCGGGTCCCTGCAGGATGTCGCCGACCGCGCCGGAATGAGCCAGACCAGCCTGCTGCACTACTTCCCCTCGAAGAGCGATCTCCTGATGGCCGTCCTGCAATGGCGCGACGAAGTCAGCGGCCGGGCGAACCCTGCCGAAGCGGAGGAATCATTCGTGGACGCGGTGATCCGCACGGCGCTCTACAACGAGGACATCCCCGGCGTCATCGAGCTCTACACCGTGTTGTGCGCGGAATCCGTCACGGACGGCCATCCGGGCCGGGCCTACTTCACTGAACGGTTCGAACGCCTGCGGCGGAGCTACGCGCGCCGCTTCGCCGAGTTGGCCGAGGCAGGCAGGCTGCGCCCCGGTGTCGATCCCGGGCAGGCGGCAACGTCCCTGGTTGCTCTGTGGGACGGCATCCAGACCCAGTGGTTGCTCGCGCCGGACACGGTGGACGTGGCGCAGTGCCTGCGTAGCTACTTCGAGCTGGTTATCCTGCCCGCGGAAAGCTAA